Genomic window (Pseudothauera hydrothermalis):
GACCGCAAAGCCCACCAGTCCGACCTGCACCATCGCCCCGAGATCGGCCGCCCATTGCGCCTGCGGCAATGCCTGGGCATGCACCCGTAGCCAGCTCGCGGTGCGGTAAGTGGCGAGCCACATCGCCAGATACAGAACCAAGCCACCGAAGCCGTGGTTGCCGAGCACTTGGAAGTAAATGCTGTGCGCGGCGATCACATGGTTGTTGTAATAGCCGTAAAGATCGAAAAAATGCTGATGCTGGTAGCTCATGCCGGCGCCAAAGAAGTGATGCTTGGCCACCTCCCAGGCCACGATCCAGCCATTGAGCCGGCCAATCGCCGAATGATCCTGCTGGTATTCGGCGATGGTGCCCATGCGCGCCCACCATTCGGCCGGCATCATCGGCAATATCAACAGCACCATCAGCGCGATCAGCGCGCTGATCAAGCCTTTGTGCCGGCTACGCCACCAGAACACCGCGCCCATGGCGATCAGCGCCAGTAAAGCGCCGCGAGAATGCGAGCCGAGCGCAGAGACGACACACATCGACATGGTAAAAAGCAGCCCGTAACGGGCCCATTTTTGCTGCACCTGCAGGTAGAGGAAGTACACCAGGGGCACCGTGACGATCAGCGCCAGCGCAAAGGCGTTGTTGTCTTGAATGAAGGAGCCGCCCGGCCCCCACACCCGGTAGTTGCCGGCATGGAGCACGGTGAAAATGCCGCCTTTGAGTCCGAGCAGCGCCAGCGACCCGGCCGTGACCCAGACAAAGGCCATGATGTGGTGGCGGTTGTTGAGCAGGATCAGGGCGACGAAGGTCATCAGGTAGATCTTCATCACCTTGTCCCACTGCGCATAATCGCCGACCGGGTCGACGCCCAGCAGCCAGGACAGCGTGATCCACAGCGAAAACGCAAAAAACAGCCAAACCGGCGCGCCCTTGAACGGCGATTCGCGCTCACGGCTAAATAGCATGCCGATCAGCGTCACCAGCGCCGCCACCATGGCCACCGGTGCGCTGGCGGCAAAGCCCCAGGCGTAGCGGTGCGGGTTCATGATGCTGATCCAGGTCCACAGCATCACGCCGATCCACGGCCGGCGCAGCGCCATGAGCGCAAACAGTGCGACCAGCGCGATGACCAGGATGTCACGCATCGGCTCAAACCTCCGCGGCCGCCGGCGCGGCAGCACCCGCCGTGGCGGGCACATGGCTGACGATGTAGCGGAACTTGCCCGAGCGCTCGGCCGGGATTTCGGCCACCCGTTCCACCTGCACGGTGACGCCCTCGCCCAGGCGGCGCCGAAAGCCCTGTTCGATGGCGGCCACCGCGGCGGGGTCGAAGCCTTCACCGGTGACCAGGTACACCCGGGTCAGCGCCAATGATTCCTGCACCACTTTGAAGGCGCGCACACCGGGCAGCTCGCGCACCACGTAGATCAAGGCCAGACCATGCATCACGGTGCCGTCGGCGGCCACCACGAAGTCGGTACTGCGTCCCTGGATCTCCTTCAATAGCGGCAAGCCGCGGCCGCAGGCGCAAAGCGCGTCGTCCAGCACGCCGACATCGCCGGTGCGGTAGCGGATGAAGGGGTAGTCGCGGGTGGCCAGATGGGTGACCACGATCTCGCCGGCCTGCCCCGGCGGCAGCACGCGGCCTTCGGCATCGACGATCTCCACCACGATGTCCTCGGCGGTGATATGCATGCCGCCGGCCGGGCATTCATGGGCGATGAAGCCAGCGTCGCGCCCGCCGTAACCGTTGGCCACCGGACAGCCGAACAGGCGCGAAATGCTCTGGCGCTGGTGGTCATAGAGCCGCTCGGAGGTGACGAACACCACTTTCACCCCGAGGTCGTCCAGGCGCACCCCACGGCGCTCGGCATGCAGGGCGATGTGGCCGATCGCCGAGGGGTAGCCGAACAGCATGGCCGGGCGGCGCGCGCGGATGCGTGCAACGAAGGCATCCACCCGCTCGTCCGACATCTCGAAGGCCGGCAGCAGTTCGGTGCGCATCAGCGCATCGCGCAGGCCGCGCAGGCGGTCCTGGGCGCCGAGTTCGATCGGCGAGCCCCAGACCACGATCTCGCGGTCGCCGATGTCCACCTCCCACCAGCGCGTGGCCCGCCATTTAGCGGCCACATCATGGGTGATGCGCTCGGCGCCGATATAGAAAATCAGCGGCTCGCCGCTGGAGCCGCCGGTGTTGAAACGCGCCAGCCGGCCGGCATCATCGGCGCGCAGCGCGTCGCGGTGCGCGCGAATCAGCGGCTTGGTCAGAAAGGGTAGCGCTTGCAGGTCCGCGAGGCTGTGCAGCGCGCGCGGATCGAAACCCAGCCGGGCGAACAGATCGCGGTAGTAAGGCACATGGGCGCCAGCGTCGGCCAGCAGGCGGCGCAGGCGCGCCAATTGCAGCGCCTCGATACGTTCGCGCGGCCACCACTGGGACGCCTCCATGGCACGGCGCACACGCACCGTGTCATGACCTTTGAGACGCTCCTGAAACGGAAACAGCACCCCGGCCACCAGCCGGGTGTAAAGGTCCGACATCCTGACTCCTTGCCGCATGCACCGGACGGCGTTCAGGCCGTCTGCATTGCCGCCCGATAGACCGCGGCCCACTGGTCGCGCACCGCCTCCCAACGGTAGCGCGCCACATCTTCCAGGCCGGCGGCGACCAGTCGGGCGCGTAGCGCCGGATCGCCGAGCACATCCAAGGCCGCATCGGCCAGCGCCTTGGCCAAGGTTTTGTCCGCTTCCGCCGTCACCAGCAGCGCGGTGCGCCCGTGCTCGACCATATAGGGCACACCGCCCACCCGGCTGCTGACCACCGGCACCCCGCTGGCCAGCGCTTCGAGTATTGCGTTGGGCATGTTATCCACAATGCTGGCATTGAGCATGAGGTCTGCGTCACGGTACAGCGCAGCCATCCCTTCCAAATCGAGGCGGCCCGTGAAATGCACCGCAGTTGCAATGCCGAGCCGCTCGGCCAGCGCGCGCAGCGCCGCCTCCTGCGGCCCGCTGCCGGCCACCGACAGGCGCGCATCCGGGTAACGCGCGCGCACCGTGGCAAAGGCCTGGAGCACGGTATCGATGCCGTAAATCGGCTCCAGATTGCGGGTCACTACCAAATGTGGCGCCTGCGTGCGGGCCGTCCGCTCAGGGTCGGGATGAAAGCGGGCAAGATCGACGATGTTGGGCACGATACGCCCGGCCATGCCGTGGCGCGCAAACACTTCCTGCAGGAAGCCGGAAGGCAACACCAGCGCCGCCGCCCGGCGCATCGTCGGGCGCACCCAGGTCGCCGCGCGGGCAAGAAAGCTGCCTGCCTCGCCACCGCGGTAATTGACCACCACCGGCACGCCGCGCAGCGCGCCGATCCACACCGCCGGCGCGGCAAACAAATGCCAGGACCAGCCCGAATTGGCCATCACGTGTATCAGCTTTGCACGTCCGCAGGCCCGCCACAGCGCGACCAGATACGGCAGCAGGCGGACGAGCGCACGCAGGCCACGCAGCCTGCCCACCCATGCGGGGCGGTAGGGTGCGTTCACCTGCACCACCTCCACCTCGGCGCCCTCGCCGCGCAGCAGCTCGGCGAGCTGACGGGTCTGGTTGGCCATGCCGCCGGCCGGCGGTGGCAGCGGCCCGACCAGCGCGATACGCAGCCCGCTCCAGTTCATCGCGGCAGCCTTTCCAGCACCGCGGCATAGGCCGATTGGTAATTGGCCACGCTGCGCTTCCAGTTACGCACCTGCTCGACGAACTGCCGTCCGGCCAGACGCATCCTGGGCCAGTCGGCACGCCGTTCGAGCATCTCGCCCACCGCGGCGACCAGCGCAGGGATGCTGCCCGCGGCAAAAAGCCGCCCAGTCTCGCCGTCGCGCAC
Coding sequences:
- a CDS encoding putative O-glycosylation ligase, exosortase A system-associated, translated to MRDILVIALVALFALMALRRPWIGVMLWTWISIMNPHRYAWGFAASAPVAMVAALVTLIGMLFSRERESPFKGAPVWLFFAFSLWITLSWLLGVDPVGDYAQWDKVMKIYLMTFVALILLNNRHHIMAFVWVTAGSLALLGLKGGIFTVLHAGNYRVWGPGGSFIQDNNAFALALIVTVPLVYFLYLQVQQKWARYGLLFTMSMCVVSALGSHSRGALLALIAMGAVFWWRSRHKGLISALIALMVLLILPMMPAEWWARMGTIAEYQQDHSAIGRLNGWIVAWEVAKHHFFGAGMSYQHQHFFDLYGYYNNHVIAAHSIYFQVLGNHGFGGLVLYLAMWLATYRTASWLRVHAQALPQAQWAADLGAMVQVGLVGFAVGGAFLSLSYFDLPYNMMVMVVLARRWVQTRGWERDPPGSLLEYAGLMRRKRPHAGVAPATGMARRLPS
- a CDS encoding phenylacetate--CoA ligase family protein — its product is MSDLYTRLVAGVLFPFQERLKGHDTVRVRRAMEASQWWPRERIEALQLARLRRLLADAGAHVPYYRDLFARLGFDPRALHSLADLQALPFLTKPLIRAHRDALRADDAGRLARFNTGGSSGEPLIFYIGAERITHDVAAKWRATRWWEVDIGDREIVVWGSPIELGAQDRLRGLRDALMRTELLPAFEMSDERVDAFVARIRARRPAMLFGYPSAIGHIALHAERRGVRLDDLGVKVVFVTSERLYDHQRQSISRLFGCPVANGYGGRDAGFIAHECPAGGMHITAEDIVVEIVDAEGRVLPPGQAGEIVVTHLATRDYPFIRYRTGDVGVLDDALCACGRGLPLLKEIQGRSTDFVVAADGTVMHGLALIYVVRELPGVRAFKVVQESLALTRVYLVTGEGFDPAAVAAIEQGFRRRLGEGVTVQVERVAEIPAERSGKFRYIVSHVPATAGAAAPAAAEV
- a CDS encoding glycosyltransferase family 4 protein codes for the protein MNWSGLRIALVGPLPPPAGGMANQTRQLAELLRGEGAEVEVVQVNAPYRPAWVGRLRGLRALVRLLPYLVALWRACGRAKLIHVMANSGWSWHLFAAPAVWIGALRGVPVVVNYRGGEAGSFLARAATWVRPTMRRAAALVLPSGFLQEVFARHGMAGRIVPNIVDLARFHPDPERTARTQAPHLVVTRNLEPIYGIDTVLQAFATVRARYPDARLSVAGSGPQEAALRALAERLGIATAVHFTGRLDLEGMAALYRDADLMLNASIVDNMPNAILEALASGVPVVSSRVGGVPYMVEHGRTALLVTAEADKTLAKALADAALDVLGDPALRARLVAAGLEDVARYRWEAVRDQWAAVYRAAMQTA